From Bacillota bacterium, one genomic window encodes:
- a CDS encoding ATP-binding cassette domain-containing protein has translation MQKTVQSAMQTGDTTVRLNRVSKEFVQWQRSGKATEILKNLFHPQQRVISALKNLSLEIKKGEFVAYAGANGAGKSTTIKILSGIMQPTRGQVSVLGLRPERDRVRLMRRVGIVFGQRTELWWDHPVAASFEWKKNVWDIPEQKYRANLALVTELLGLGDLLNTFARELSLGQRMRADLALMLLHEPELIFLDEPTLGLDVLAKRQMIDFLKRINQERQTTIVVTSHDMDDLEEMAQRIVLLSKGELAFDGSFEELRAIAGNICRIRLTRSHNGVLKFNGGQLITQQNNIYEYEFDTSQTPMQTIFTQISALSGIMDIEIRKAPIEQIVAGLYNQWRVSAK, from the coding sequence ATGCAAAAAACGGTTCAATCCGCTATGCAGACCGGGGACACCACCGTTAGACTTAACAGGGTCTCTAAGGAATTTGTGCAATGGCAACGCTCCGGAAAAGCGACAGAAATCCTCAAAAATCTGTTTCACCCCCAACAACGGGTGATTTCCGCGTTGAAAAACCTCTCGCTGGAAATAAAAAAAGGTGAGTTTGTCGCCTACGCCGGTGCCAATGGTGCCGGCAAGAGCACAACGATTAAGATTCTATCTGGAATCATGCAACCCACCCGGGGCCAGGTCTCGGTCCTGGGCTTAAGGCCGGAGCGCGACCGGGTGCGCCTGATGCGGCGAGTGGGCATTGTCTTTGGACAACGCACCGAGCTCTGGTGGGATCATCCTGTGGCTGCGAGCTTTGAGTGGAAAAAAAACGTCTGGGACATACCGGAACAGAAATACCGGGCTAATCTGGCGCTGGTTACTGAACTCCTGGGTTTGGGTGACCTCCTCAATACCTTTGCCCGGGAACTAAGCCTTGGCCAGCGCATGCGCGCAGATTTGGCACTGATGCTGCTCCATGAACCGGAACTGATTTTCCTCGATGAACCAACCCTGGGATTGGATGTATTGGCTAAACGACAAATGATTGACTTCCTCAAGCGTATCAATCAGGAACGTCAAACCACTATAGTGGTAACCAGCCATGACATGGATGACCTGGAGGAGATGGCCCAGCGAATCGTCCTGCTCTCCAAAGGTGAGCTGGCATTCGATGGCAGCTTTGAAGAGTTGCGGGCGATTGCCGGGAATATCTGTCGCATCCGCCTCACCCGCAGCCACAACGGCGTCCTGAAATTTAACGGTGGCCAGTTGATTACGCAACAGAATAATATCTACGAGTATGAATTTGATACCTCGCAAACGCCGATGCAAACAATTTTCACCCAGATCTCTGCCCTAAGTGGAATTATGGACATCGAAATCCGGAAGGCCCCCATTGAACAAATCGTCGCCGGCCTCTACAATCAGTGGCGTGTATCTGCGAAGTAG
- a CDS encoding signal peptidase I, producing MKKIVRIVVVILLLTGLLFAGVAFARNFSSGGGITAYTLFHVTGGSMEPTVSLGSLAVVKRVGADELAAGDIITYYSREYGSITTHRIIEVNPDFDNTGRTGYRTQGDANATPDKKTIFSEDVVGRVIKVIPAVGKAVHFFQANFIWVAGAFLTIGTLALSRK from the coding sequence ATGAAAAAGATTGTACGGATTGTGGTTGTTATATTGTTGCTCACCGGTTTGTTGTTTGCCGGCGTTGCCTTTGCCCGAAATTTTTCTTCCGGTGGAGGCATAACGGCATATACGCTCTTTCATGTCACCGGCGGTAGCATGGAACCCACGGTTTCTCTGGGCAGCCTTGCTGTAGTCAAACGAGTTGGCGCCGACGAGTTGGCCGCAGGTGATATTATAACTTACTACAGCCGGGAATACGGCAGCATCACAACTCATAGAATCATTGAAGTCAATCCCGATTTTGATAATACTGGGCGGACGGGTTATCGCACCCAGGGCGACGCCAATGCCACTCCTGACAAGAAGACGATCTTCAGTGAAGACGTAGTCGGCAGGGTAATCAAAGTCATTCCAGCTGTGGGAAAAGCGGTCCACTTTTTCCAGGCGAATTTTATCTGGGTCGCAGGCGCCTTTTTGACAATTGGCACCCTCGCTTTATCGCGAAAATAA
- a CDS encoding FAD:protein FMN transferase: MLVVSIFITLGTGCEPDQESEFTRYTNSFYDTFDTMVSFVAYTKTEAEFDSYFSSVQARFQELHKLYDLYNDYPGVNNIKTINDNAGIEPVAVAQELFDLIKISKEWYFAHHGRMNITLGPVLKIWHDYRTEGLDFPETAQIPPIKALRQAEELAVMENVQLDEENNTVFLSEVGMRLDIGAIAKGYAAELVGRELTAAGLESGAINAGGNIRTIGQPLGGQRAHWSVGIFDPDSHLVSADRNLDTVYINDGAVVSSGDYQRYYYVDGQKYHHLIDPVTLMPADYYRAVTVVCEDSGYADLVSTELFLLPYEKSRALADSLDDVEAFWVMPDGEIRVTEGLKDILHSYTSSDN, translated from the coding sequence ATGCTTGTTGTTTCCATATTTATTACGCTCGGAACGGGTTGTGAACCCGACCAGGAATCTGAATTCACTCGCTACACCAACAGTTTTTATGATACTTTCGATACGATGGTATCATTTGTTGCCTATACAAAGACCGAAGCAGAGTTTGATTCTTACTTCTCAAGCGTTCAGGCACGTTTTCAGGAGCTGCACAAGCTCTATGATCTCTATAATGATTATCCAGGTGTGAACAATATAAAAACTATCAATGATAATGCCGGCATTGAACCGGTGGCCGTTGCGCAGGAATTATTTGATTTGATCAAAATATCCAAGGAGTGGTATTTTGCGCACCATGGACGAATGAATATTACCCTGGGACCGGTGCTAAAGATATGGCATGATTACCGCACCGAGGGCCTGGATTTTCCCGAAACCGCGCAAATACCTCCCATAAAAGCATTGCGTCAGGCAGAAGAATTAGCTGTAATGGAAAATGTCCAATTGGATGAGGAAAATAACACTGTCTTCTTAAGCGAAGTGGGAATGCGTCTCGATATAGGCGCGATTGCCAAGGGGTATGCCGCCGAGCTGGTGGGTAGGGAATTGACGGCCGCTGGCCTGGAATCCGGCGCAATCAATGCCGGCGGCAACATTCGCACCATAGGACAACCCCTGGGCGGTCAGCGTGCTCACTGGAGTGTGGGTATTTTTGATCCCGACAGTCATTTGGTATCTGCCGATAGGAATTTAGACACGGTCTATATTAATGATGGCGCTGTTGTCAGCAGTGGTGACTATCAGCGATACTACTATGTCGATGGACAAAAGTACCATCATCTAATCGATCCGGTGACATTAATGCCAGCCGATTATTATCGCGCCGTAACGGTGGTGTGTGAAGATTCCGGTTATGCTGACCTGGTTTCGACAGAGCTTTTCCTGCTGCCATATGAGAAGAGTCGTGCTTTGGCTGACAGTCTGGATGACGTGGAAGCATTTTGGGTGATGCCTGACGGAGAAATCCGCGTAACTGAAGGTTTAAAGGATATTTTGCATAGTTATACCAGCAGCGATAATTAG
- a CDS encoding response regulator transcription factor: protein MKVLLADDHPIFRQGLRSLLEKDSAVEIIEESGDGLEAVRLIDKLDPDMVIIDIEMPGINGLEATYQIKKKNPNTKVIVLSMHANGVYARQALKNGANGYVVKDSAYEELKLAMDAAQKNKVFLSPAVLQPVVDDFLSQPQQDVAQKAYENLSSREREVFQLYARGHSRKEIANLLFISPKTVDRHKGSIKEKLRLTNDAEMLRFAEKIGLQQNDKASIE, encoded by the coding sequence ATGAAAGTCTTGTTGGCCGATGATCATCCGATTTTTCGCCAGGGCTTGCGGTCATTATTGGAGAAAGACTCCGCCGTGGAGATTATCGAGGAGTCGGGTGATGGTCTGGAAGCGGTGCGCTTAATCGACAAGCTGGACCCTGACATGGTGATAATCGACATAGAAATGCCAGGAATCAATGGTCTGGAAGCTACATATCAAATTAAAAAGAAGAATCCAAACACAAAAGTGATAGTTCTATCGATGCACGCGAATGGTGTTTATGCCCGGCAGGCGCTAAAAAACGGCGCCAATGGCTATGTAGTAAAAGACAGCGCCTATGAAGAATTAAAATTGGCAATGGATGCGGCCCAGAAGAACAAAGTGTTTTTGAGTCCGGCGGTGTTACAGCCGGTGGTCGACGATTTTCTCAGCCAACCCCAACAAGACGTTGCTCAAAAGGCATATGAGAACCTGAGTTCCCGGGAACGGGAGGTGTTCCAGCTTTATGCCCGGGGCCATAGCCGCAAAGAAATTGCTAATTTGTTGTTTATCAGTCCGAAGACTGTGGACAGGCATAAAGGTTCGATAAAAGAGAAGCTGCGCTTGACAAATGACGCGGAAATGCTTCGTTTCGCAGAGAAGATTGGCCTGCAGCAAAATGATAAAGCCTCAATTGAATGA